A stretch of DNA from Candidatus Pantoea bituminis:
GCGTTTGTGGGGCGTGTCAAGGCCAGCAATATTGCAGCAAGCGGGAACCAGTGAGAACAGCAGACCTTTTTGCAGATCGCCAAACAGCCAGCCGAGCGCAACGGGCACGCAAAGGACCAGCGTTTGCCGCAGGGCATAATTGATCTCAGGATGATAAATGATTCGACGCCACATCAGCTCAGCGCAAATAATAACGGCGTGATGTTGCCATCACGCCGGGAGTGACAGGAATTAGCGGGTGCCGTAAACGACGATGGTTTTGCCGTGTGCTGAGATCAGGTTCTGATCCTCCAGCATCTTCAAAATACGGCCCACGGTTTCACGTGAACAACCAACAATTTGGCCAATTTCCTGACGAGTAATTTTAATTTGCATGCCGTCGGGATGCGTCATGGCGTCTGGCTGTTTGGCCAGATTAAGCAGTGTTTGTGCAATGCGTCCAGTCACGTCGAGGAAAGCGAGGTTACCCACTTTTTCTGACGTTACCTGTAAGCGACGCGCCATCTGCGACGACAGTCGCATCAAAATATCCGGGTTTACCTGAATCAACTGACGGAATTTCTTGTAAGAAATTTCCGCCACTTCGCACGCGGTTTTCGCACGTACCCAAGCGCTGCGTTCCTGACCTTCTTCAAACAGGCCAAGCTCGCCGATAAAATCGCCTTGATTCAGATAGGAGAGAATCATCTCTTTGCCTTCTTCATCTTTGATCAGAACCGCAACGGAACCTTTCACGATGTAGTAAAGCGTTTCAGCTTTTTCACCTTGGTGAATCAGCGTACTTTTGGA
This window harbors:
- the crp gene encoding cAMP-activated global transcriptional regulator CRP is translated as MVLGKPQTDPTLEWFLSHCHIHKYPSKSTLIHQGEKAETLYYIVKGSVAVLIKDEEGKEMILSYLNQGDFIGELGLFEEGQERSAWVRAKTACEVAEISYKKFRQLIQVNPDILMRLSSQMARRLQVTSEKVGNLAFLDVTGRIAQTLLNLAKQPDAMTHPDGMQIKITRQEIGQIVGCSRETVGRILKMLEDQNLISAHGKTIVVYGTR